In a genomic window of Anomalospiza imberbis isolate Cuckoo-Finch-1a 21T00152 chromosome 5, ASM3175350v1, whole genome shotgun sequence:
- the LOC137474276 gene encoding NADH-cytochrome b5 reductase 3-like isoform X1, which produces MGAQLSVLRQVVTYPIWLIYTTFMRLFRNPQPAITLKDPEVKYALRLIDKEEVSHDTRRFRFALPSMEHVLGLPLGQHIYLSARIDGALVVRPYTPVSSDDDKGFVDLVVKVYFRGVHPKFPDGGKMSQYLDSLKIGDTIDFRGPSGLLVYKGKGKFDIRPEKKAEPVTKTVKYVGMIAGGTGITPMLQIIRAIIKDKDDPTTCQLLFANQTEKDILLRSELDEIQAQNPGRFKCWYTLDRAPENWDYSQGFVNQEMIRDHLPPPQNDVLILMCGPPPMIQYACIPNLDKLGYAKDMRFSF; this is translated from the exons ttgCGTCAGGTTGTGACATACCCAATATGGCTGATCTACACCACCTTCATGAGGCTCTTCAGGAATCCCCAGCCTGCAATTACCCTCAAGGACCCAGAAGTGAAGTATGCACTGAGGCTTATTGATAAGGAG GAAGTTAGTCATGACACAAGGAGATTTCGATTTGCTCTCCCTTCCATGGAGCACGTTCTGGGTCTCCCTCTAG GGCAGCATATCTACCTGTCTGCACGGATTGATGGAGCTCTGGTTGTCAGACCTTACACTCCAGTTTCCAGTGATGATGACAAGGGCTTTGTGGATCTTGTTGTCAAG GTCTACTTCAGAGGTGTCCATCCCAAGTTTCCTGATGGAGGGAAGATGTCTCAATACTTGGACAGCCTGAAAATAGGGGACACCATTGACTTCAGAGGACCAAGTGGCCTCCTTGTGTACAAAGGAAAAG gCAAGTTTGATATTCGGCCAGAAAAGAAAGCTGAACCAGTTACCAAGACAGTGAAATACGTGGGGATGATTGCAGGGGGGACTG GGATAACACCTATGCTGCAGATCATTCGAGCAATCATAAAGGACAAAGATGACCCCACCACTTGCCAGCTGCTGTTTGCTAATCAG ACTGAGAAGGATATCCTGTTACGTTCCGAGCTCGACGAGATCCAGGCTCAGAATCCCGGTCGCTTCAAGTGTTGGTACACGCTGGACAGAGCACCTGAAA ATTGGGATTACAGCCAAGGATTTGTGAAccaagagatgatcagagaccacctgcccccacctcagaACGATGTTCTGATCCTCATGTGTGGACCTCCTCCAATGATCCAGTATGCTTGCATTCCCAACCTGGACAAACTGGGCTATGCCAAGGACATGAGGTTCTCCTTCTAA
- the LOC137474276 gene encoding NADH-cytochrome b5 reductase 3-like isoform X2, whose translation MGAQLSVLRQVVTYPIWLIYTTFMRLFRNPQPAITLKDPEVKYALRLIDKEEVSHDTRRFRFALPSMEHVLGLPLGQHIYLSARIDGALVVRPYTPVSSDDDKGFVDLVVKVYFRGVHPKFPDGGKMSQYLDSLKIGDTIDFRGPSGLLVYKGKGKFDIRPEKKAEPVTKTVKYVGMIAGGTGITPMLQIIRAIIKDKDDPTTCQLLFANQRESWRRWKTLSLRWWNSWGMESSRKQEEQNWNQTPAG comes from the exons ttgCGTCAGGTTGTGACATACCCAATATGGCTGATCTACACCACCTTCATGAGGCTCTTCAGGAATCCCCAGCCTGCAATTACCCTCAAGGACCCAGAAGTGAAGTATGCACTGAGGCTTATTGATAAGGAG GAAGTTAGTCATGACACAAGGAGATTTCGATTTGCTCTCCCTTCCATGGAGCACGTTCTGGGTCTCCCTCTAG GGCAGCATATCTACCTGTCTGCACGGATTGATGGAGCTCTGGTTGTCAGACCTTACACTCCAGTTTCCAGTGATGATGACAAGGGCTTTGTGGATCTTGTTGTCAAG GTCTACTTCAGAGGTGTCCATCCCAAGTTTCCTGATGGAGGGAAGATGTCTCAATACTTGGACAGCCTGAAAATAGGGGACACCATTGACTTCAGAGGACCAAGTGGCCTCCTTGTGTACAAAGGAAAAG gCAAGTTTGATATTCGGCCAGAAAAGAAAGCTGAACCAGTTACCAAGACAGTGAAATACGTGGGGATGATTGCAGGGGGGACTG GGATAACACCTATGCTGCAGATCATTCGAGCAATCATAAAGGACAAAGATGACCCCACCACTTGCCAGCTGCTGTTTGCTAATCAG CGGGAATCCTGGAGAAGGTGGAAAACACTGTCACTCCGTTGGTGGAATTCCTGGGGaatggaaagcagcagaaagcaggAAGAGCAGAATTGGAACCAGACTCCCGCCGGGTAA